One region of Tachysurus vachellii isolate PV-2020 chromosome 11, HZAU_Pvac_v1, whole genome shotgun sequence genomic DNA includes:
- the rassf2a gene encoding ras association domain-containing protein 2a — MEDQNEGVQVGENKYISKSSILAHLKTYNLYYEGQNLQLRHREEEDELIVEGLLNISWGLRRPIRLQMQDDNERIKPPPSSTSWHSGCNLENQSAEAQKQAPPSIEVTEPESQSENSTMMQNESEEEDSCSQLLRTKSDAGVLRRGNKRSPSDQRRIRRHRFSINGHFYNHKTAVFTPAYGSVTNVRINSCMTTPQVLRVLLNKFKIENSPDDFALYIVHASGERVKLKPTDHPLVLRILQGPCEQVCRIFLMEQDLGEEVTYDVAQYIKFEMPVLQSFITKLKEEEDREVQKLKHRYKYLRVIMEKQLQCLPDGSTSM; from the exons ATGGAGGACCAGAATGAAGGAGTTCAGGTCGGGGAGAATAAATACATCAGCAA gagcagCATCCTTGCCCACCTAAAGACCTATAACCTCTATTACGAAGGACAAAACCTGCagctgagacacagagag GAAGAAGATGAGCTGATCGTCGAGGGGCTCCTGAACATCTCTTGGGGTCTGAGgcgaccaatcagattgcagATGCAGGATGACAACGAGCGAATCAAACCACCTCCCTCATCTACATCCTGGCACTCGGGCTGTAACCTGGAAAACCAGAG cGCCGAGGCTCAGAAACAAGCTCCGCCCTCTATCGAGGTGACCGAGCCTgagagccaatcagaaaacagcacgATGATGCAGAACGAAAGTGAGGAAGAGG ACTCCTGCTCTCAGCTCCTGAGGACCAAAAGTGATGCGGGTGTGTTGAGGAGGGGTAACAAACGGTCTCCTAGCGACCAGCGGCGGATCAGAAGGCACCGTTTCTCCATCAACGGCCACTTTTACAACCACAAG acggCGGTGTTCACTCCTGCGTACGGCTCCGTCACTAACGTGCGGATAAACAGCTGTATGACGACGCCGCAGGTGCTGCGTGTTTTACTCAACAAGTTTAAGATTGAGAACAGTCCTGATGATTTTGCACTCTACATTGTACACGCTAGTGGag agcgAGTTAAACTCAAGCCCACAGATCATCCCCTGGTGCTGAGGATCCTTCAAGGTCCATGTGAACAGGTCTGCAGGATCTTCCTGATGGAGCAGGACCTCGGTGAGGAGGTCACGTATGAT GTGGCGCAGTACATCAAGTTTGAGATGCCTGTGCTTCAGAGTTTCATCACCAAACTGAAAGAGGAGGAAGATCGAGAGGTGCAGAAGCTCAAACACAG ataTAAGTACCTGCGCGTCATAATGGAGAAGCAGTTGCAGTGTTTACCGGATGGTTCCACCTCCATGTGA